The Syngnathus acus chromosome 2, fSynAcu1.2, whole genome shotgun sequence genomic interval TGCGTGCTATGTATAAATTATTTGACGAGATAATCACATTCGTAAGTGGAAGTCCAAAGGTAATTTTCTTGTCTGAGAAAGCATTTCATGACAGATGAGACTATACTTTAGTGTACGTATGTCATGGATACACATGCccataaaaattatgtaaAGTGTCAGTAACACTCCTGAACGAGGTTATACACACATACCAATTTCAACAgattttaagaaaaataagaCCCCACATGATCAGGGGGGAAGAAAATGGTCTTCCTGCCCTTATAGACTAGATGTCGCCATTATTTGGGTGAAataatttttattaatatactttttaattattttttctgaaaCAATCAGATTAACCCGTGTATACTTGAACAGAATTACACCCGTGTACACACCATCAAACACATACGGCATTTCCgctctttccttttttctgaCAAGAAAGACATTCATGTCCTTCAACACACTAATACAATAATCGTTTTCCTGCTTGTTCCAGATGCGTGGTTCTGTGCATGCTTGTTTATCTCTGCTTGTATTTTCAGTGTGTTGTGTGCCAGATGCCAAGGATACAAGTAGTTCAAAAGACCAAGATTCCCTGCGAACAGCACTTGCACAGAACACAAATGAATCTTCTGTTTAATGGAGGTGTTCTGATAGCCGTGGGTAGAACCAAATATTCATCTTATAAAAGGACTCACTTATGTTTATAACAAAAAGAAGcatatttggatttttgcaGGTGTTTACATGGCCTTGTGCAATTGCAATATTGCTAACATTCAGActttaaacaaaaaacgtaAACATGGCCAAAGTGTATGATGTACTTGACTGACGGAAGTGCTGAAAATAGTCATGGCGGACTGACAATTACACACCCTTTAaactgctgggttaaaaacCCGACCGACCCTGGAAATTAGGTTAATTTGCCCTAACTTTGGGATATTTTGCAAAAGGGGCGAACATGCAAAGGATCGAATcctgcacctctgaactgtggtGCGGATGTACTAACAACCAGATTTCATATTATTTTGGAGGTTAAGTACAAATGCGGTCCTCAACCAGCCAAAGCATTATGGACACGATTTTGGGCTCCACTGGACGCTGATGTTTAGCGGGTGGTGACTCCAGTGTAGTTGAAAGCTTTTCACTTTGAAGACAAATGACATCCCACAAATGCGGGTTGCTTCTGTGTGTCTGGCAACAGCATGAGCAACAAGTCACTTCCTAATAAGTAATTTTTTATGTTATGCGTCACATTTGCGATCATAACCACCAAACAGGTTTAACTTATACAATTGTTACCCCTGACCGTGTTACATCATCTACCATTTGGGATGGGCCCGCGGAGGCAGCGGCAGGGAAGCCCAAACGTCTCCACCAAGACAGTTATCTGTTTCTGGGAAATCAGCTGTCAAAGcattcatcatcatctgtCATCAAGGGATTCAACTCGGTCCACTTTACAtccagtgattttttttaaagatgattTAAAATGAGGGCGGCACGGTGTAGCATTGGTCAGCACggccgcctcacagttagcaGGGcacgggttcgattccacctccggccctccctgtgtgaagGTTGCATGTtgtccccgtgcccgcgtgggttttttccgggcactccggtttcctcccacatcccaaaaacacgcttggtaggccgattgagcactccgaATCACCccgaggtgtgagtgcgagtgcggatggttgttcgtctctgtgtaccctgcgattggctggaaatcggttcagggtgtcccctgactgctgggataggctccaggaTGCCCGCGAcacccgtggggacaagcggtatagaaaatggatggatggtttaaAATGAATTGCAATTGTGTAGCTGTTGAACCTTTAAAACtcataataaaacacattacatacatacattacaTTATTCATTCACATAAGGATTAGAACTTAGCTGCCATAGAGAATTAAAGATACATATGTCTGTGATTCATCCGTAATTTTCAGACAAATTTCCCACAATACTCTGATCTTTGATACACAAgtgtttaattaaaaactaaaacataaaattgggtgataaaaccacgtcgACGGTTTCACTCTTTGAACTCCCCAAGTGTTTTGCCTTTTCTATggtttggtgtgttttttgggCAACGACCCAGCTGAAGGGATCAGGTAATGACAGAGGAAAACATATAATAAACACAATAGAACctgaaaaaaatgtgctgaATGACAAATGGCATAAGTGTTTGTGTCCTTGGGTCTCATTGCAATAGAAAAATGCAATGTGTACCAGAAAGTAAACAATTTTattacaaaagaaaattttaattttaaattttttgtgtgcttgtgtgtttttgttgttgttccatTTATTCTTGAGCATGATGTATTTGTCTTATTGTTTGCATCATTCCTGTTTGCATTTGTAGTGCGTTTGCCTATTTGTACTTTTGGAAGACTCCTGTAAATGTTTTAGGAAAGATTGAACAGTATGTTGATATTTCTACTTGTGATATCACCTCATTTTATGTTCCTCACCAAGGCGCCGACTCAACTTCTCATCTTGGCCTTCCCCGGAGGGCACCGAATGTTATTTCCAGGAAGTCTCTTATATAACCCAGCATGCATTTAGATATTGAATGTTACATGTGGCTGCTTAATCTTGTTTTCTACATACACCTGGAGTGAACTGAACCATGAGAACTGAGATTGTACACTGTGATGGTACAGGAAATAGATCCTCACCATCCAGCTGGACACATACGTATTACCGAGCTCATGCAATGTTATGATTACATAGCTCTACCCCTAAATAAAACGAAACATAGCCCCATTCCTATGCCCTGCATCAACAGCAGCTCAAGTGGAGCCCTCCCTTTCACGCACATTTGATTGGGGGTCGCGTTGGTGCACCCCAGCCTATCCAAAGCCCATCGGTCTTTATTCGGGGTTTATAGGGGGCGGGCAAGCACGCTGCTCTGTTCTCCAGATGCTCCGAGACTGCGATACGTTGAAGAGTTGAGGCATATCAGTTTGTTGCAAGGACTAGTAAGGACAGGTCGACACAGAATTGCGCGCAGGATGTACGACGTGAAGGTACAAATATGAACGGAACGGAGGAATAaataatgttctttttttgttttgaccagATCTGCACATGGACACCAGTGGATTTTTACAAATGTTGGATTAATATGACCACTTCGCTGCATTACCACCAGGCTTTACAATTTGGGAATATTTAACACACGAAATAAGGATCTTTTCCCATATGCCGGCGAGAATCATGTTTTACAAAATCCTTGCTGTGCTTTTCTTACAAGGTACGTGGGTCTCGACGTGGTGCAAGCTGTTCCccatttttcctcttttcctaATCCTGTAATATGTTTCCTGTGCAATACAAGGAGTCTTGAGGTGTGATGCTTGGGTCATATCCGAGGTCAGCCCCGGAGGTGTCTCGGGGTCCAACACGGGGCAGTTGAACTCCGGCGGAGTCGCGGCTCGAAAGAATTCTGACGCGACGGAACCAAAGTCCAGATCGAAGCGCTGCACCTGTTATTCCTACAAGGATAAAGAGTGCATCTATTACTGCCATCTGGACATCATCTGGATCAATACTCCCGAGTAAGACATCCTTTGTAAAATACGGCACATATTACCAacaaggacaaaaacaaatgttttggttgaaatataaataaataaataaataaataaataaataaatatgcgctgtaatttattaaattatgttgaattaaaaaaacacctgtAGCCCGTATCggttgattaaaaacaataataataataataataattcatgaaATTTGTATAGCACTTTTCAAAACCCCAAAGACGCTTATACAATAGATTACAAATAAATGAGCTTCAATTAAATTTGACTGATACTGACACATATACAGGTATATATATTGCATATTTGCCCTTACTCATTATTTTCGAGTTTTGATCTGCAGTACTAACGCTGACAAGTATCTCTGACCTTTTGTCTTatactatataaaaaaaacatacgtacatatatcTTTCCCTGGTCCATAGTTGTTACATGTTCCTGAAGTGTTGGTATATTTGGAACGAAGATAATTAAGTAAGGTTGGTTgataaaaacaggaaaaaactCTATTTAGACATTTCAGGAAAGTTTGCATAATTTCCATACCTATTTTTCTGTGGGTGCAGCTGATTGTTTTTCACACACTCTGACATATTTGGGGTGAGCTGGTAAAgcaacattttacatttattaatttttatgaTTAAGATAACAGATCTGTTCTACTTCTGTGATGCGGCATCTGTAGTTGTAGTACACTGATGGGATTTAAACGACTTGGCGGGGATGAAGGTTTGCGGCCCAATTTGGTGATAAGATTGCATCTTGAGGGGTTGTTGAGCAAGCGGTTTCACGCTGCATTATTTCCTTTGAGGTTTAAGAGAATGCGACATTCAACCAGGAGGAGTGTAGCGACTTGGCAATTGAAGTTGACTAAATCTTACTACCGAATGTGAAtatttgtgaaattttgttcTCGGGGCATATAAATACCTGTCAAGCCGCAATGCAAACATTTGAGTAAACCATGCCAGAAAGCTTCAGGCACCACAGGTGAGTTTTCTAGTCATGGCATGCCCAACAGAAATACCTATAGGTCATTGTTTGACAGAAGATACTACAGATAATATTTCAAATACCCTCTCAACTTTATGCAACTTTCTTCCTCTGACTCTCCTAATTTTTTTCGAGTGACCTAATAAGGAGAATTTCCAGTtactgtaattaaaaaaaaacatgctcttGTCAAACCCGATTTCAAGATCACAAAGGCTTAATGCTTGAAAAAAGCAATCATTCACAAACACGGATGTTAAATATGACCTTTTCAATtgcataattattttttaaatctcaaagacaaacaattaaataaaagtcGTACCCAAAATGCACCTCAGCTACGGTAGTCGTCCTGTCTTCTTTAATGATGGAAAATTAGCATAGCTTCATGAATTTAATGTGTCCAAGATTCAATCTAATACAGTCGGAGtgcattcttttttatttatttgatgtttCAGCAAACACATACTATGATGTTGTTACACATATGCAGCTATTAATTATTTGAATTGTTCAAAATGCttggaataaattaaaaaacgtAAAACAATACGAAAACATATACCAATAGTTTATGTGGAATTGAGGTTAACCGAAAACATATACCAATAGttaataggggtgtaaatcgcgggttttgtcacaatacgatatcatatcgatacaaagaaccacgatacgatatttgccgatatcttaaagcctgctgtgattcattcacgatacatcacgatatagtgctctacgatcgatatagaacaatatcctgatttataacaattcatacgcaaaatcaacaaggtactgcaaactctttatttaggaaattacaagagtattgtagtatacaaagtgcttattttaacactgaactttatcaaattcctatattttttctcatataagtaagtaaagaaaaatgaatattctttctttttttgtaatacccttaactttaaagtgcattactgaactatttaattacaaaacaaaaataagttctttataatgaatgtagtaaacattacaccttgaccatatgttctaatccaaatgcaaaaaaaaaccattctCTTGCAATACCAGAGAactatacataaataaaatatgtatgttgttatttaactcttctataaaacaaaaataacttaaTTTATAACTCTTTATATAGAATTTTAACATTACACGGTGTCTActcaaaggggagcgaatttcctcgtcttcttggacactagccatagcaccagcccaggagccgcgtagttgtcggctcccctttcacgtgcctgctctgctcacaacacaacacgccgcgtactgctcccggaaagaggaagcaagcaacaatgaactggatttcaaaataaagtcgcgtctaatgtccgaggtcaaacacggcgatataaatcgatgtttacgtttagcatcgacgccaataaatcgtagagcattatatcgattaatcgatgtgtatcgatgaatcgttacacccctaatagtTAATGTGGAATTGAGGTTAACCGGGAgtcagccatgtttttttcttcctatttGGTGATCGGTTCCATGAATCGCTCATTGAAAGTTGATTGTGGCATCTGAGgcataaaaataattgtgtcTTTTGTCAGCAAAACTCTTATCATTCCTCCAAGACTTATACAGTTCTCACATTTGAGAAAGTGATCTAACCTTTGACCTTAAACATCTTGAATGGGTTTATGGGCTTTAAAGGAAATACAGTGACAGGGTTGACTTGGGAGGGATGCGTGGGAGGATGATGCAGCAATGAATTTATGTTCACCTTGGTTGAACCTTAAATCATACTGGATTTGAGAATAAGATGAGAGTAATCTGCGCCTTGATTGACAAGTACAGTATAGTATATCTGTAAACAAGCAGTATGTGGACATTTTACACTAGTCAAGTGTCTTCATGTTTTGGTAGTTGAGTGAACTGTTGGGTTGGGTTACACAAGAGTACCTTGAAAGACCCCTCGGTAGAATGCAGTCCTCTGCTAAGGTGAAAAGAATGTAGTctgcatattaaaaaaaaaaacttactgGCAAAGAAGATATAAAAGCGTTACTAAAATTGGTACAGTCAAATGTaaatgagagaaaataaatctccttggtcatttttattctgaaaCTGCAATGGGCCTTGCTTGTATTCCAGACATCGCAAACATTCATGGAAATCAatgctatttttgtttttgcgtaAGATGACTAACTAGGTAACAAATAGGGGTGAAAGCAATCCATCTCACCTTCATACTTGGCAAAGGTAATACATATTTCATGGCTCCTGGTAGACCATGAGGCATGACTGCTGTGTGAGGAAGCCAGAGTCCATTGGACTGAAGCTATGACATTCTAGCCATTTGGCAGCACTACTTAACCACTGTGCTGCGTGTTAAGATTGAGTAATCCAGAGGAACCTCTGGAATCAAACAAACTGTTCTTGTTTACTGGTTAGGGTGAATTGGCAAGAGGCTGACTTGAGTGCAAGAAGAAGAGGGTTTGCTTGGGAACCATGACCGTTGACAAACCAGTGGGTTTAGTTTTCTTGGAAAAGTGACACCATCTTATCTCCATGGTGGTTTCTCCTTGTCATTTTtgaatagcttttttttttttttttcagcaagaCAGTATTTTCTCTGTGGTCTGTCTTCTTTTGCCAAGATTGCTGTGAGCTATTTCAATTTAACAACACTCCCTTTCACCGCCTAGCAAGTCAGGACAGATTGACATATTTGAATGTCCTCACTGTATACTGATATACGTACATGTAAAGTACAATTTTGATAGTGAGCATAAAATCTTTGCCACAAAAGCGggataacattttttttaaaaggtttcCTTTTAtattaaacatttcaaacccGCTGGATGGAACagagtgtttttatttttcttggcaTCACTTTGTGTTATTTCCCAAGAGGCCCCTTGCTATGACTAATTAAGATTTATGACTGTGTGATGTGAAAGTGGATCATTATACTTGGTGTCTAGTGCTGACATTAAGGAGCACTGGAAAGGAACACAGTGTTATTCGACAGAGGTGCTCAAGACCTTACTATCCGAGACCAAGACTTGCAAAAGATCAGAACTCAGAGACCAAGACAAGACCAAGAATTTTGGGAGTTGAGACAGAATCAAGACCAAAACCGAGACAATCAATGACTGTAACA includes:
- the edn3b gene encoding endothelin-3b; this translates as MPARIMFYKILAVLFLQGVLRCDAWVISEVSPGGVSGSNTGQLNSGGVAARKNSDATEPKSRSKRCTCYSYKDKECIYYCHLDIIWINTPERTVPYGMSSYQGSQRIRRAVAGRPSEHQQRDTQRCLCASLDEDPECHLFCQSSSLQTGPKPSLHRVPRPG